A segment of the Lycium barbarum isolate Lr01 chromosome 7, ASM1917538v2, whole genome shotgun sequence genome:
TTAATATTTCACATCACGAAAGTCATTTGTAAGGAATATGTTTTTGATCAAAAAGTAATTTTATGATGTTTggttgtcaattttttttttatataggaAGCATGTTTCACCAAAAACGGAGATAATAACTTCCTTTACTTATGAGCGGAAGTCATTTTTCTTACAACCATTTAAACTATTATGGCGGAAGTCATTTTTCTTACAACCATTTTAATTATTAACTTCATATCACTTACTCCAGACAATACTTACATTACATATTTTAATCAAATATTTGATAATCAAAAATTTCATCAGAAGACTACCTGATTTCTCAATATTTTAACAAAGGCAAAAAAAATCACTCACCAAAAAAACACCAAAGAAATTCATAAAAAATTACTTCAATAGTACAAACACACTGATCAATATCATCCCATGTAAAACAAATATTCCTGAAACTCTTATATAATAAAGGCATCAGCCATATAATTCAGTAATATTCCACTTCCCAAAGAAATAAAACAATCAATCTGTCTCTCTGTAACCAAAAAAACTATGAGGCTTCTTCTCTTCCTCTTTCTATTTTTCCTTTCATTAATCGCCTCAAGCCGCACACTCAATATCCCCTCCAAATCATTATTACCACTTGACCAGACAAGCCTAAAAAACCTTAACAATGACACAATCTACAAAATCTCAAAACAACTATGTTGGAATTGCTTAGGTGAAGCCATTCAATTCTTGTTTCATCACAATCTTGTAAGAGCAACAAAAATGGAACTACCCTTAACATGGGATTCAaatcttgaaaattatgcaaaatgGTGGGCAAGTCAAAGAAGACAAGATTGTAAGCTTGTGCATTCATTTCCAGAAGGTTATTTTAAATTAGGTGAAAATATTTATTGGGGTAGTGGAAATACTTGGACTCCAACAGATGCTGTTAATGCTTGGGCTGATGAACAAAAATATTATGATTATGCATCAAATTCTTGTGCTGAAGGGCAATTATGTGGGCATTATACACAAATTGTGTGGAAGAGTACAACGAAAATTGGATGTGCAAGAGTTGTTTGTGATAGTGGTGATGTTTTTATGACTTGTAATTATTTTCCTCCCGGGAATTATGTTGGTGAAAAGCCATATTGAGGGTGGATTGATAATGTTTAGTAGTTATACATTATACTTGATTCAAATTGATAATATGTAATGACTTTTCctttgtgttatgggtgattaatatatatattaagtactAGTATCGAGTCACATGATAAGATGCACTTTTTTTCCTACAAACTTCTGGTGTCTGGAATTCACTAGCTCTAACTATAGTTCGAATTCTTTTCGTAAAAAGCCCATTAGGGGTGTTCTAGCTCTCTTTACCAAGCAAAACTCTATTCCTAGAGCTCGAGACCGAGACACCTTGTTAACGGTAAATGAACCTTTACCattcttttttttcatttatatatatatatatatatatatatatatatatatatatatatatatatataatcatctGGTTATCGAAACCCATAACTGATTCATCAATATTCACGCCACATAAGCTCATTAAAAGGGGAACCGATCCCACTAATTAAGGGAGTTTTCCATTCTTAGAGCTCGAACACGAAGCTTTTGATTAAGGAGGGAGGGTCTCATCCATCCCATCATATTCTTTGATATTCTTTACCATTCAATTCTTATTTCATCACAATCTAATTAGGGTAACAAAAGTGGAGCTACCCTTAACATGGGATTCAAATCTTGAAAATTATgcatgttacacctctcgttttcatcaTAAGAAAACCCATGGTTTCCTAGTTGAGTATGCCCTTAGAATGGAGATCCGTACCTgagttttgagatattaagtgttTTACCCCGTGTACCGGAATATAAGTATGTGTTCCTTGCAATTTACAGGATcagaagttgaacgaattgaatcGACGCGAGTTGGGATGACTCAGGAAAACCTGCAGACACAGTCATTGTTGACGAGCCGACGATCCGCGCCGTCGACATTAACGCAGCCTCTGAATCTGCAAGTGAAaatcgacggagcaagtcgacggaccgtcgacacatcgaAGGGTCGTCGACCCTCCGGTCGACCCGTATCGCTGGAAATTTCTAGTTCCATCTATAAGTATTTAGCCCCTCATTTATTCCTAATTATTTCTCATTCACAGACCAGAGAAAACCCTTAAATATTTCCTCTCATCACTTTCTATTATATTGGAAGAattttagcaagatccgagccccgtaaacccgagctagtgaagaaaaaggttgttcctagggtttctttgaagttgatgagcttggaagttggagttgaatttgattcttggtattctagTCCCTTCTAGGTATGTATATAATTCCTACCTTTatgtttaagttaattatcaagagttttagtggttttaagtaaggGAAACATAGTTATGAAAATGGTAAATTGAATAAAGGTCAAGTTGAGACAAGGGGCTGTTTTGGGAAAggatttggagtagaattgattatattttgatatataagtattgataattttgttgttgttgttgttgttgttgatatttgagttgaattggaaattgagggattattaagtttacaaaggagatgctgtctgaaattcgttaagctcttttcgtacttgaattggatagtaagtgttgcaaagggtctaattgtggcttatgttatcttgattgtagacttgcgagttcgagaagtagacgttggacgattagatacaCTTTAAAGTATGATAAAACTatccctttcattcttttggcatgatccttctTATCTGAACGAACACagtaagcgagcgagttccaaagactccactcttagatggtacaggattcatcgtatccttaatttcctatgttttatgtctatGGCTTCCAGAGATCTTATGTTGCTCAGAGTAGTCCAGAGTATACTTTTCATGAgtccttcatgcatttatatatatgtttatagttattttctcacaccgtgctgcactatagtcggtcgggtagacgcgtagatgcgcacaccactgcagtgggcagcttatgatattgtcccggacgcgggatgataacgatgataacaccgtgcctatatggccgggcagtacaCTGTTCATTTGatgataacaccgtacctatatggtcgggcagtttactatatatataaatgtatatgatttttaaagAGAGCATGTATATCATACAccgcagaggcactttcagttatacagatgtTTTCAGATATTTAGTCATACATATGCATTTAGACAGTTAGTTGGCTTATGATTTTCAGATtcttttcatgattcttatggaTGTGTTactctcatgctttacataatgagtacattgtccgtactgactccccttttGCTCggagggctgcgttcatgcctgcaggttcaggtagacagacaggcggtccggcttaataggacttccactcagcggcagtcagtgcgctccacttgatccggagctacagtcgaGTTTGGTAGgccattttgagatgtatatgcatatatgggtatggcggggccctgtcccgtcctttctacaactttatattcccttagaggtctgtagacagttgtatgtagttggtacgtgatgtagccttgtcggctcccattctattatgtacaacatatgtagcagcctaTTCAGCTTGCACTGTCCTTTTcagtatgtatatatgcatagaTGGTTGATAGTTCTTGAGGCATATCTCTTGGTGTTGTTCTTGTATGATTCAATTATAAGTCGTGCATGGGCCACCCTATCTTTCAGTGAGCTGTAAATACGAATATAAAAGTGCTTGGTCAAacgaggtcaggcactcgtcacgactcatcgacgTGGGTCGTGACAATGCAAAATGATGGGCAAGTCAAAGAAGAGAAGGTTGTAGGCTAATGCATTCATTTCCAGAAGGTGATTTTAAATTAGGAGACAATATTTATTGGGGGAGGGGAAATACTTGGACTCCA
Coding sequences within it:
- the LOC132602025 gene encoding pathogenesis-related protein PR-1-like encodes the protein MRLLLFLFLFFLSLIASSRTLNIPSKSLLPLDQTSLKNLNNDTIYKISKQLCWNCLGEAIQFLFHHNLVRATKMELPLTWDSNLENYAKWWASQRRQDCKLVHSFPEGYFKLGENIYWGSGNTWTPTDAVNAWADEQKYYDYASNSCAEGQLCGHYTQIVWKSTTKIGCARVVCDSGDVFMTCNYFPPGNYVGEKPY